ACCGAGCGAGATGGTGTTGTGTTCGACGTTCATGTGACTCGTTCGATTGTGTCGTCGATGTCTGTGATGATGTCTTCTGCGTCTTCGATGCCGACGCTGAACCGGATGAGGTCCGGCGTGACGCCGCTGGCGCGCTGTTCCGCCTCGCTGAGCTGGGCGTGAGTGGTCGATGCCGGATGGATGACCAGCGTCTTGGCGTCGCCGATATTGGCGAGGAACTGCGCGAGCTCCGTCTCCTCGCAGAACTGCCGCCCCGCGTCGAAGCCGCCTTCGAGGCCGAACGTGACGATGCCGCCGAACCCGCCAGAGAGGTACTGCTGTGCCAAGTCGTGGGTTTCGTGACTCTCCAGCCCGGGATAGGTGACCCAAGCGACCTCGGGGTGGTCGTCAAGGTGCTGTGCGACGGTCATCGCGTTCTCGCAGTGGCGCTCCATTCGCAGGGAGAGCGTCTCGGCCCCTTGGAGGGTCGCCCAAGCGTCGAACGGTTTCTGGCCGTCACCGAGCGAGCGGAGGGCACGCTGTCGGGCGGCGACGGAGAAGGCGCGGTCGCCGAAGGCCTCGGAGAAGTTCTTGCCGAAGGCCTCGTTCTCACCGCCAAGTTCCGGGAACTTCTCGGGGTACTCCGCCCACGGGAACGAACCGCCGTCGACGAGGACGCCGCCGACAGTCGTCCCGGAGCCGTGAATCCACTTCGTCGTCGACTCCCAGAGGAGGTCCACGCCGTGGTCGAGCGGATTACAGAGCGCCGGCGTCCCGAACGTGTTGTCGACGAAAACAGGGACGCCGTGGTCGTGCGCCACTTCAGCGATCTCCTCCATCGGCGGAACCACGAGCGAGGGGTTGCCGATGGTCTCGAAGTGGACGTAGGCCGTGTCCTCGTCGATGGCCGCGGCGTAGGCGTCCGGGTCGAGCGTGTCGACGAACCGCGTCTCGATGCCGCGGCGATTGGCGGCCTTCGAGAAGTACGAGTGGGTGCCGCCGTAGATGGACGAAGCCGTCACGATGTTGTCGCCGTTGGCTGCGAGAACGAACGTCCCGGCGTCGAGAGCAGCCATCCCAGACCCTGTCGCGACGGCGTCAGCGGCGTTCTCCAAGGACGCGATGCGGTTTTCGAGCATCCTGACGGTAGGGTTGTCAAAGCGCGAGTAGACGTTGCCGTCGTCCTCCAGCGCGTACCGGTCGGCCGCGGTGTCGGCGTCCTCAAAGACATACGACGAGGTCTGATAGATGGGCGGCGCGCGCGCCCCTGTGACCGGGTCCGGCTCCTCCTGACCGGCATGGACACAGCGCGTCCCGAATCCGTAGTCGTTAGTCATGTGCAGTATGCATATATCTCTAGCTATCTATAACTCAGAGTTACGGCAATACTCTCTGATTGTGATATTCTGACATGGTCTCGGTCCGCCCGCCGGCGAAACCGAGGGAGAGGGTATTTGTCGATGGCTGTCTTCACGCCGGTATGGACCACGACACTGCCGGGCGGACGAGCCGGCAGGTTCTCGATGCTGTCGGGGACGCTGTCATCGCCGACGACCGCTTCCTCGAAACCGTCATGACCGGGATTCTCGCCCGGGGGCACGTCCTGCTGGAAGACGTGCCGGGCACGGGGAAGACACTCACCGCCCAGTCGTTCGCAACGGCGCTCGACCTCTCCTTCAAGCGGGTGCAGTTCACCCCGGACCTGCTGCCGTCCGACATCACCGGCTCGAACGTGTTCAACGAGGCCACCGGCGAGTTCGACTTCCAGCCCGGCCCCGTCTTCGCCAACGTCGTTCTCGCGGACGAAATCAACCGCGCACCGCCAAAGACACAGGCCGCGCTGCTTGAGGCGATGGGCGAGAAGCAGGTGACCGTCGACGGTGTGACCCACGACCTGCCCGAGCCGTTCTTCGTCATCGCCACGCAGAACCCCGTCGAGCAGGAGGGGACCTTCGGCCTGCCCGAGGCCCAGCGGGACCGCTTCATCGTCAAAACGTCGATGGGGTATCCCGACTTCGGCGGCGAGCGCGAACTCATCGACCGGCGGGCCGACCGGACCGCGCAAGCGCCAAGCGTCACGAGCGTCATCGACGGCGACCGTCTCCCGGCGCTCCAGCGAACCGTCGAATCAGTCACCGTCGACGACACGCTCCGGGACTACGTCGTCGAACTCGGACGGGCCACCCGCGAGGACGACCGCGTCGAAGTCGGTGTCTCTCCACGGGGCATCCAGCGACTGTTCGAAGCCACCCGCGCCGCTGCGGCCCTCGACGGCCGCGACTACGCCGTCCCGGACGATGTGAAAACCGTCGTCGAGGAGGCGTTCGCCCACCGACTCGTGCTGACCGCTGACGCGGGTGTCCGCGGTGTCGACCCGGCGACCGTCGTCGACGACGTGCTGGACAGCGTCGAAGTACCGGCCGTCAGTCCCTAGATTCTCAGGTTCGTTCGGTCTCACGCTCCCGCACCGCCGCGCCGTCCGCAACATCCTCCAGCGTCTCTGTTTCGAGCAGTCGCTCCAGTTTCCGCTCGAACTGGTCGTCAGTCAGTTCTCCCTCGGCGTACCGGCGGCGCAGGCGTTCGAGCGGTGTTTCGTCGCCAGCATCGCGCGACGGCGCTGGGTCCGCCTCCTCGATATCTTCCTCCTCGTCCGGATCACCGTACAACAGTTCCGTCAGCGGGACGATCACGACGTAGCCAACGAGCAGCGCCGCGAGCCACCACTCCTGTCCGGTGAGGAGAGCAACGAGCCAGAACCCGGTGACCGCTAGAGAGGCGAGTTCAGTCACATTGTCTCTGGCTCGCTCCAGCGGGGACTGGTCGGTCATACTGCTGGCTTGTCACCACGCCACAATGGATTGTTCGGTGCAGTCCTATCGTATCGCAGCCACCAGCGCCAGCACGGCGACGAGACAGACCACGAGGCCCGCCATAGCGACCGATGGCTCGACAGCAATAGCGCCCCGGGCGACGCCGGCCAGACCCAGCGTCGCCGCCGCGCCGACGCCGCCGACCGCGACCGTTCCCCCGGTGTGGACGAGTTCTGTGCGACGCGTCGCGGCCTCGGTACCGACTTCGCGGCCCATCGTCGTCCCGAAGGAACCGGCGTCCCAGACGACGACTGCACCGACCAGACCCGCGAGCACCAGCCACGTCGGCGCCGAAAGCGTGGCAGCGAAGGCGCTCGCACCAAACAGCCCGGCCGCGGCGAGCGTGATGCCGGCTGTCTGCTCACGCAAGTAGTTTGTCGCCAGCGCCACCCATAGCTGTCCAGTCGCGCTGATGACTGAAAACAGCGCCACGACGGCCAGCGCCAGCGTGACGGTCTCGGGACCGTACACGTCCAGTATCGGAACGAGGAACTGCTCGACGGTCGCCGCGGCCGGCGTCGCCCGGAGCGCCGTTTCGATGGCATCGACTGCCGGCCCTGCGACCGCTACCGCGGCGAGCGTGATGACGCCGCCGCCGACGTACGGCGCGAGGACGGTCCCGACGCGGTCGGCCGAACTCTGGACCGTCCGCCGGAGGAACCAGACGGCCACCGCGACGGCTGTCCCGCCGAGGGCCAGCCACCAGAGAACGCCCCGGAGGCCCGGTGCAGCCGTGACTGCGACGAGGGGGTCGTACAGCCCGCTCGGAAGCGTGCGGGTGAGGAACTGCTGGCCGAGAGTCAGTTCGATTAGCCCGGCAACCGGCACAATGAGTAAGGCGAGCAGTTCCGTCCATCGGATGGTTCGCAAAACGGTGTTGACGGTCCCGTCGATGGCGGGGGCGTCGCTCGTTTCCGGAACGAGTTCGGCCAGCGGTAAGGCGTCAAGGCCGCGGGTCAGCGCCGCAGCGGCGAGTGCGACCAATAGGCTGAAGATGGCAATATGCGTCCGTCCGGGAACCGGGTCGAACACCGGGTCCAGAACCCGAGTGAGGACGTCACCCGTCAGCTGCTGGACGCCCGGTGTCCCGGCGTTGGACTGCAAGAAGTCGACGGCCCCCCGCGCGAACAACACGAGGGCAACGGCGAACGGAACGGCGGTCGTCCGTACGACGACGCCACCGTATGTCTCGACCCGCTCAATGTCGACGATGCCGCGGGTGGCCGCAGTTGCACCGAAGACGGCGGTCAGGCAGCCGAGGACGACAACCACCTGCGATACCAGCGTGACAACTGCCGGTCGGACGCCGGCCTGTGAGGCAACGGGGAACAGTTCGGCGCCGAGCGAAACGACCGCGCCGCCGGTGGCGACCGAAAGCCCGACGGCGACCGGGAGCGCGAGGACGCTAGCCAGAACGGTCCCGACCGCCTGCCAGCGGTCCCAGCCGCTCAGCCACAGCGATAGCGCTAGCAGACCGCCAGTGGCCACACCGACGAGCGCGGCCCGGTCGGCACTCACGGTTCCCAGCAGACCCGCGACCAGTAGCGCTGTCACGCCGACGACGGTCGCGAAGCTGGTCCGTGGCATCCGGGACGGGAACGAGCTTGTGTCCTCCATAGTTACACGCTGAACAGGTCCGCGAGCGAGGCGCGGAGCGCCACATCGATTGGGCTGTCGAGGTCCCAGTCGATAACGGTCGCGCCGGATAGTTCAGCCCGCTGGAGGCGAGCAGTGCGTTCGGTGCCTGCGACAGCTGCACCGAGTGAGTCCCCGCGGGCGAGCGACGGACTGACCAGCGTCGTCGGGTAGTCACGGACCGCAAGCGACGACACCAGCGAGACGGGCCAGTCGTCGGCGGCCGGCGAGAACACGACCACCTGCGCGGTCGGCGGGAGCCGAGCGAGCACTGCGAGCAGGTCCGGGTCCTCGATGGTGCCGCCGTCGGCCGTCGTCACCTTCGCAGCTCCGCCCCGGGGCTGCTCTGGAGAGGCGTCCCCGGACACGTCAGCGACACTGGCCGCGTCGGCGTCCGACTGCCGGGCCGCGGCACGGCCAACGCTGTCGAACAGCTGTCTCGCGTGAGCGGCCGCGTGGCCGCCCGAGGCGTCAACCCACGCCAGTCCGTCGGGACCGATCCCGCCGGGGACATCAGAGTCAGCGAGCCCCACAGCACAGACGCTCGCGACGACGCTAGTCCGGGAGAGCGCGTCGAACAGGCGCTCGGCAGCATAGGCCGACAGTTCGGCTCCGGTCGGGAATCCCGGTTCCGGCGTCACGCGGGCCGGTGGCCGCGCATCGACGACCAGCACCGTCCTGACGGCCTGTTCCTCCCGGTAGTCGATGGTGGTCAGCTCGTCGGTCTTGGCGTAGCGCCGCCAGTCGATGCGGTTGACCGGGTCCCCGGGCTGGTAGCTCCGCGTCGAGTGGAACTCCAGCCCGCTCCCCCCAGTGTCGGTGGGAAGCGTTCCCGCTCGCGGGAGCGTCGCGTCGGCCATCGGCACCTCGGAGACGGTGTTCGAGCACGTCAGCGTCCCGTCACCGGCGACGGGCAGGTCGACGGTCACTTCGTCGCTGGCCGACAGCGTCCGCACCCGCACCGCGGCGGCGTCGAACGTGTAGGTCCCCCGCTTTGCCATCACAGCATAAGACAGCGTCGCGCTCTCGT
The Haloarcula sp. CBA1129 genome window above contains:
- a CDS encoding O-acetylhomoserine aminocarboxypropyltransferase/cysteine synthase family protein, which produces MTNDYGFGTRCVHAGQEEPDPVTGARAPPIYQTSSYVFEDADTAADRYALEDDGNVYSRFDNPTVRMLENRIASLENAADAVATGSGMAALDAGTFVLAANGDNIVTASSIYGGTHSYFSKAANRRGIETRFVDTLDPDAYAAAIDEDTAYVHFETIGNPSLVVPPMEEIAEVAHDHGVPVFVDNTFGTPALCNPLDHGVDLLWESTTKWIHGSGTTVGGVLVDGGSFPWAEYPEKFPELGGENEAFGKNFSEAFGDRAFSVAARQRALRSLGDGQKPFDAWATLQGAETLSLRMERHCENAMTVAQHLDDHPEVAWVTYPGLESHETHDLAQQYLSGGFGGIVTFGLEGGFDAGRQFCEETELAQFLANIGDAKTLVIHPASTTHAQLSEAEQRASGVTPDLIRFSVGIEDAEDIITDIDDTIERVT
- a CDS encoding SHOCT domain-containing protein; translated protein: MTDQSPLERARDNVTELASLAVTGFWLVALLTGQEWWLAALLVGYVVIVPLTELLYGDPDEEEDIEEADPAPSRDAGDETPLERLRRRYAEGELTDDQFERKLERLLETETLEDVADGAAVRERETERT
- a CDS encoding DUF58 domain-containing protein, with protein sequence MHRRLRRWSGGLAAALFLVSVSLLTAEPLLLAATAIPLTYVAYGALSRVPAGTDLQAARSVSDAQPTPGEPVAVELTVTNTGSSSLTDVRVIDGVPEELAVVDGSPRRCLSLRPDESATLSYAVMAKRGTYTFDAAAVRVRTLSASDEVTVDLPVAGDGTLTCSNTVSEVPMADATLPRAGTLPTDTGGSGLEFHSTRSYQPGDPVNRIDWRRYAKTDELTTIDYREEQAVRTVLVVDARPPARVTPEPGFPTGAELSAYAAERLFDALSRTSVVASVCAVGLADSDVPGGIGPDGLAWVDASGGHAAAHARQLFDSVGRAAARQSDADAASVADVSGDASPEQPRGGAAKVTTADGGTIEDPDLLAVLARLPPTAQVVVFSPAADDWPVSLVSSLAVRDYPTTLVSPSLARGDSLGAAVAGTERTARLQRAELSGATVIDWDLDSPIDVALRASLADLFSV
- a CDS encoding MoxR family ATPase, which encodes MDHDTAGRTSRQVLDAVGDAVIADDRFLETVMTGILARGHVLLEDVPGTGKTLTAQSFATALDLSFKRVQFTPDLLPSDITGSNVFNEATGEFDFQPGPVFANVVLADEINRAPPKTQAALLEAMGEKQVTVDGVTHDLPEPFFVIATQNPVEQEGTFGLPEAQRDRFIVKTSMGYPDFGGERELIDRRADRTAQAPSVTSVIDGDRLPALQRTVESVTVDDTLRDYVVELGRATREDDRVEVGVSPRGIQRLFEATRAAAALDGRDYAVPDDVKTVVEEAFAHRLVLTADAGVRGVDPATVVDDVLDSVEVPAVSP